One Streptomyces sp. P9-A2 DNA window includes the following coding sequences:
- a CDS encoding sulfite exporter TauE/SafE family protein — protein sequence MDMMTLWHLTGWEFAALAFAALLVGFSKTAVSGANTVSLAIFAAMLPARASTGVLLPILIAGDVLAVLTYRRHAHWPTLWRLFPAVAAGVVVGTFFLMWADDEAVGTSIGAILLLMAAVTVWRRRAADRAAQAAVDGEGEPRERSGPEEVTSRAGRIKARSYGVLGGFTTMVANAGGPVMSLYLLSAGFRKLGFLGTSAFFFLIVNTSKVPFSVGLGLIDAESLLLDAALVLFVVPGALLGKWAVSRINQRLFEQLVIAATVVGGVQLLVR from the coding sequence ATGGACATGATGACGCTCTGGCACCTCACCGGCTGGGAATTCGCCGCCCTCGCCTTCGCCGCCCTGCTCGTGGGCTTCTCCAAGACCGCCGTCAGCGGGGCCAACACGGTCAGCCTCGCCATCTTCGCGGCGATGCTGCCCGCCCGCGCCTCCACCGGCGTACTGCTGCCCATCCTGATCGCCGGGGACGTGCTTGCCGTCCTCACCTACCGGCGGCACGCCCACTGGCCCACCCTGTGGCGGCTGTTCCCCGCGGTCGCGGCCGGTGTCGTCGTCGGCACCTTCTTCCTGATGTGGGCGGACGACGAAGCCGTGGGGACGTCGATCGGGGCGATCCTGCTGCTGATGGCCGCGGTGACGGTGTGGCGGCGGCGAGCGGCGGACCGGGCCGCGCAAGCCGCCGTCGACGGCGAAGGGGAACCGCGCGAACGGAGTGGACCCGAGGAGGTCACCTCGAGGGCCGGCCGGATCAAGGCCCGCTCGTACGGCGTCCTCGGCGGCTTCACCACCATGGTCGCCAACGCGGGCGGGCCGGTGATGTCCCTGTACCTGCTCTCCGCCGGCTTCAGGAAGCTGGGCTTCCTGGGGACATCGGCGTTCTTCTTCCTGATCGTCAACACGTCCAAGGTGCCGTTCAGCGTGGGTCTCGGACTGATCGACGCGGAGTCCCTGCTGCTCGACGCGGCGCTCGTGCTGTTCGTCGTGCCCGGCGCGCTGCTCGGGAAATGGGCCGTGAGCCGGATCAACCAG
- a CDS encoding Dps family protein: MTVVRSTLPDEARRVAGKALQETLVDLLGLSLIGKQAHWNVVGPRFRSVHLQLDEVVSTARTGADTVAERAATLGVPPDGRPETIAKVFALPVPEEGLLRDADVVRLLAEALGAAIVRLRERVDATEKADPVTQDLLISVTAELEKQRWMFEAENTVPSQ, from the coding sequence ATGACCGTTGTGCGGAGCACCCTGCCCGACGAGGCCCGCCGGGTCGCCGGCAAGGCACTCCAGGAGACCCTGGTGGATCTCCTCGGCCTCTCGCTGATCGGCAAGCAGGCCCACTGGAACGTCGTGGGTCCGAGGTTCCGCTCGGTCCACCTCCAGCTGGACGAAGTGGTCTCGACCGCGCGCACCGGGGCCGACACGGTCGCGGAGCGGGCCGCGACGCTCGGGGTGCCGCCGGACGGCCGTCCGGAGACCATCGCCAAGGTCTTCGCCCTGCCCGTCCCCGAGGAGGGCCTGCTGCGCGACGCGGATGTCGTGCGGCTGCTGGCGGAGGCGCTGGGGGCCGCGATCGTACGGCTGCGCGAGCGCGTCGACGCCACCGAGAAGGCGGACCCGGTCACCCAGGACCTGCTGATCTCCGTCACCGCCGAGCTGGAGAAGCAGCGCTGGATGTTCGAGGCGGAGAACACCGTTCCTAGTCAGTGA